One Astatotilapia calliptera chromosome 1, fAstCal1.2, whole genome shotgun sequence DNA segment encodes these proteins:
- the calca gene encoding calcitonin/calcitonin-related polypeptide, alpha isoform X1 has product MIMFKLWTLFLAYALIICQMYVSEAAPTRTSKESMSDGVTLSNDDAQRLLRAMKEFMQITSEEQAQQTADGNNLDRPMSKRCTGLSTCVLGKLSQDIHKLQTHPRTDVGAETPGKKRSLFEKYENYSNSYN; this is encoded by the exons ATGATAATGTTCAAGCTGTGGACGCTTTTTCTTGCTTATGCCTTGATCATTTGCCAGATGTATGTCTCAGAGGCAGCTCCAACTAG AACCAGTAAGGAATCCATGTCAGATGGAGTCACACTATCAAATGATGACGCCCAAAGGTTGCTCAGAGCTATGAAGGAGTTCATGCAGATAACTTCAGAGGAGCAAGCCCAACAAACCGCTGATGGGAACAA CTTGGATAGACCCATGTCTAAGCGCTGCACAGGCTTAAGCACTTGTGTGCTGGGAAAACTCTCCCAGGATATTCACAAACTACAAACCCATCCTCGCACTGACGTGGGAGCAGAAACACCCGGCAAGAAGAGAAGTCTATTTGAGAAATATGAAAACTACAGCAACTCTTACAATTGA
- the calca gene encoding calcitonin/calcitonin-related polypeptide, alpha isoform X2: MIMFKLWTLFLAYALIICQMYVSEAAPTRTSKESMSDGVTLSNDDAQRLLRAMKEFMQITSEEQAQQTADGNNNATAQKRACNTATCVTHRLADYLSRSGGLGYSNFVPTNVGAQAFGRRKRFISV, translated from the exons ATGATAATGTTCAAGCTGTGGACGCTTTTTCTTGCTTATGCCTTGATCATTTGCCAGATGTATGTCTCAGAGGCAGCTCCAACTAG AACCAGTAAGGAATCCATGTCAGATGGAGTCACACTATCAAATGATGACGCCCAAAGGTTGCTCAGAGCTATGAAGGAGTTCATGCAGATAACTTCAGAGGAGCAAGCCCAACAAACCGCTGATGGGAACAA CAATGCAACAGCACAAAAGCGGGCATGCAACACAGCCACCTGTGTAACCCACCGCCTAGCAGACTATTTGAGTCGGTCTGGGGGACTTGGATACAGCAACTTTGTTCCCACCAACGTTGGTGCCCAGGCTTTTGGCAGACGGAAGCGGTTCATCTCTGTGTGA